The following proteins are co-located in the Acipenser ruthenus chromosome 35, fAciRut3.2 maternal haplotype, whole genome shotgun sequence genome:
- the LOC131705291 gene encoding uncharacterized protein LOC131705291: protein MAFCSIGCLLVLVARYGLTEPVIDSVPSLHTAEPGGNITLTCGVDPNKINAYLFVEVTWYRQEPDGRIQMVTSLSTGYLKEGRYSGGIDSKNGQYNLTIADLHRNDSAVYFCIVRAALVFAPGSSTKLVVSDPLTVPGVELYSPGLFEGDSDWTEPVPVLCLVRDTSPGRHRVNWTIGAETPAPGSAEEGEIEPDGSYSVHSYVTIRADQWNSGAIKCEAYNVKNVIEKVSASHRRQGELRS from the exons ATGGCATTCTGTTCTATCGGCTGCCTTTTGGTTTTGGTCGCTCGCT atGGGCTGACGGAACCAGTAATTGACTCTGTCCCATCTTTACACACCGCGGAACCGGGCGGGAATATCACGCTGACATGCGGAGTTGATCCAAATAAAATAAACGCTTATTTATTTGTCGAGGTTACCTGGTACCGGCAGGAGCCGGACGGGCGAATCCAGATGGTCACATCCCTGAGCACGGGCTACTTAAAAGAGGGTCGGTATTCCGGAGGGATCGACAGCAAGAACGGACAGTATAATTTAACCATTGCGGACCTCCACAGAAATGACTCGGCCGTGTATTTCTGTATAGTGAGAGCAGCTCTTGTGTTCGCACCCGGGTCCAGCACCAAACTCGTTGTATCAG ACCCGCTGACTGTCCCGGGTGTCGAGTTATACTCTCCGGGTCTGTTTGAAGGCGATTCGGACTGGACCGAGCCGGTTCCAGTGCTGTGTTTGGTGAGAGACACGTCTCCGGGGCGGCACCGAGTCAACTGGACTATCGGCGCCGAGACACCCGCGCCGGGCAGCGCGGAGGAGGGAGAGATCGAACCCGACGGGTCCTATAGCGTGCACAGCTACGTCACAATCAGGGCGGATCAATGGAACAGCGGCGCTATAAAGTGCGAGGCTTACAACGTCAAAAACGTCATCGAAAAAGTCTCCGCGTCACACCGAAGGCAAGGTGAATTACGCAGCTGA